The Nostoc sp. 'Lobaria pulmonaria (5183) cyanobiont' genome window below encodes:
- a CDS encoding pentapeptide repeat-containing protein, whose protein sequence is MDKKELLRRYAAGERNFSGIEISADDLYAVDLSGADLSGTRLEQFEISRAILIGVNLWNTYLTDSSLNSVDLSRADLRGTDLRGASLNCANLTEADLREARFGNTTFYRANLTRANLEGVDFRDTSLRQANLTGANLEGANLSRVIFHNTIMPDGSIRNSSS, encoded by the coding sequence ATGGATAAAAAAGAACTGCTCAGGCGTTATGCAGCCGGAGAGCGGAACTTCTCTGGGATTGAAATCAGTGCGGACGACTTGTACGCTGTTGACCTTAGTGGTGCCGACTTGAGTGGTACTAGGCTGGAACAATTCGAGATATCTCGTGCCATCTTGATAGGTGTTAATTTGTGGAATACTTATTTGACCGATTCCAGCCTTAATAGTGTTGATTTGAGCCGAGCTGATCTCAGGGGAACTGACTTGCGTGGAGCTAGTCTCAATTGTGCTAACTTGACCGAAGCCGATTTGAGAGAAGCTAGATTTGGAAACACTACGTTCTACAGGGCTAATCTGACTAGAGCTAACTTGGAAGGCGTTGATTTTAGGGATACTAGCTTGCGACAGGCTAATTTGACTGGAGCCAATCTTGAAGGAGCTAACCTTAGCAGAGTTATTTTCCACAACACCATCATGCCAGACGGCAGTATTAGGAATAGCAGCAGTTAA